From Acinetobacter lwoffii, a single genomic window includes:
- the murJ gene encoding murein biosynthesis integral membrane protein MurJ, producing MNRMALWRSTVIVSAMTMLSRVLGLVRDIVLLNVFGAGKDFDTFVVAFRIPNFFRRLFAEGAFSQAFIPVLTEYKTSRTHTEVQILISRVFGCLATVMTTLTMVAIIAAPLIMYIYAPGFHSDPEKFALATDMFRLTIPYLLFMSLTAFASSILNSYGSFSTPAFAPVLLNAAMIAGALWLTPYMAEPIMALGWAVIIAGILQLAIQIPELWRKNLLIPPKIDFKHEGVDRIMKLMLPALFGVSVTQINLLLNTIWASFMQDGSVSWLYSAERMTELPLGLIGVAIGTVILPSLSARHTEQNPEKFRGMMDWAAKVIVMAGLPASIALFMLSTPIIQALFERGQFTFEDTQMTALALQCMSGGVIAFMLIKVFAPGFYAKQDTRTPVRVGLMAVAANAILNVIFIGFFKLIDWEAEHMALALASTGSAMVNAGLLYYYLHKRDIFRFGSHWKKIFLQFMFANVVMIAALAYALSWYNADVSQWMRVVEVLILCVVGVVAYVAALLVAGFRPRHLKP from the coding sequence GTGAATAGGATGGCGCTTTGGCGTTCGACCGTCATTGTCAGTGCGATGACCATGTTGTCACGCGTACTGGGATTGGTTCGAGATATTGTTTTACTGAATGTCTTTGGTGCTGGTAAAGACTTCGATACCTTCGTAGTCGCATTTCGTATTCCAAACTTTTTCAGGCGTTTATTTGCCGAAGGCGCATTTTCACAGGCGTTTATTCCGGTACTGACCGAATATAAAACCAGTCGCACGCATACCGAAGTCCAGATCCTGATCAGCCGGGTGTTTGGCTGTCTGGCCACGGTGATGACCACGCTGACCATGGTCGCGATCATTGCTGCGCCATTGATTATGTATATCTATGCGCCCGGTTTCCATAGCGACCCTGAAAAATTCGCTCTGGCGACTGACATGTTCCGCCTGACCATTCCTTATTTGTTGTTCATGTCACTGACGGCTTTTGCCAGCAGTATTCTGAACAGTTATGGCTCTTTCAGTACCCCGGCATTTGCACCGGTCTTGCTGAATGCGGCGATGATTGCCGGAGCGCTCTGGCTTACGCCTTATATGGCCGAGCCGATTATGGCGCTGGGCTGGGCTGTGATCATTGCCGGTATTTTACAGCTGGCGATCCAGATTCCTGAATTGTGGCGTAAAAACCTGCTGATTCCACCGAAAATTGATTTCAAGCATGAAGGCGTAGATCGCATCATGAAGTTGATGCTACCGGCATTATTTGGTGTATCTGTCACGCAAATTAATCTATTGTTAAATACCATTTGGGCTTCATTCATGCAGGATGGTTCGGTGTCCTGGCTGTATAGTGCCGAGCGTATGACCGAATTGCCGCTGGGTCTGATCGGTGTTGCGATTGGAACCGTGATTCTGCCGTCGTTATCTGCACGGCATACCGAGCAAAATCCGGAAAAATTCCGTGGCATGATGGACTGGGCAGCTAAAGTCATTGTGATGGCAGGCCTACCCGCCAGTATTGCACTGTTTATGCTGTCGACCCCGATCATTCAGGCCCTGTTTGAACGTGGCCAGTTCACCTTTGAAGATACCCAGATGACAGCTTTGGCGTTGCAATGTATGAGCGGTGGTGTGATTGCCTTTATGTTGATTAAAGTCTTTGCACCCGGTTTTTATGCAAAGCAGGATACCAGAACCCCGGTGCGTGTCGGTCTGATGGCTGTGGCGGCCAATGCGATTCTGAACGTGATCTTTATCGGTTTCTTCAAGCTGATTGACTGGGAAGCGGAGCATATGGCTCTTGCGCTGGCATCGACAGGTTCAGCGATGGTCAATGCTGGTTTGCTTTATTATTATCTGCATAAGCGTGATATTTTCCGTTTTGGTTCGCACTGGAAAAAAATCTTCCTGCAATTCATGTTTGCCAATGTGGTAATGATTGCGGCCTTAGCCTATGCCCTGAGCTGGTATAATGCCGATGTATCGCAATGGATGCGTGTGGTAGAAGTATTGATCTTATGTGTCGTGGGTGTGGTAGCGTATGTTGCAGCCTTGCTGGTGGCAGGTTTTAGACCACGTCATTTAAAGCCTTAA
- a CDS encoding DUF1328 domain-containing protein, translated as MFRWAIIFAVIALIASLLGFGGVAGLSKDFAIILLVIAVILAIVGFLSRGKV; from the coding sequence ATGTTTCGCTGGGCTATTATTTTTGCTGTTATTGCATTAATTGCGAGTCTACTTGGTTTCGGTGGCGTCGCAGGCTTGTCTAAGGATTTTGCAATTATCTTGTTGGTAATTGCGGTGATTCTTGCGATCGTTGGTTTTCTTTCGCGCGGCAAGGTCTAG
- a CDS encoding YcgN family cysteine cluster protein: MSDTLRPEFWKNYSLAELTQVEWEALCDGCGLCCLIKLEDEETQEVAYTKVACKLLDCSTARCSNYPDRLQYVPDCIQLTPEKLETIHWLPSSCAYRRVEQGKSLPSWHYLISGSRESVIQARKSAAGRCLSESDIHEDDIEDYIVRWVR; encoded by the coding sequence ATGAGCGATACTTTACGTCCCGAATTCTGGAAAAACTATTCACTTGCTGAACTGACGCAAGTCGAGTGGGAGGCCTTATGTGATGGTTGTGGGTTGTGTTGTCTGATTAAACTGGAAGATGAAGAAACACAGGAAGTCGCCTATACCAAAGTGGCCTGCAAGCTGCTGGATTGTAGCACTGCACGTTGCTCCAATTATCCGGATCGCCTGCAATATGTGCCGGACTGTATTCAGCTCACGCCAGAGAAGCTGGAAACGATTCACTGGTTGCCTTCGAGTTGTGCCTATCGCCGTGTAGAGCAAGGCAAAAGCCTGCCATCCTGGCATTATCTGATCAGCGGTTCACGGGAAAGTGTGATTCAGGCACGCAAGTCGGCAGCAGGGCGCTGCCTGAGTGAAAGTGACATTCATGAAGATGACATCGAAGACTATATCGTACGCTGGGTGCGTTAA
- a CDS encoding putative bifunctional diguanylate cyclase/phosphodiesterase, whose product MKHDKFEQGAVSRSKPLTSSSLIAPHVHLSESVLLKNLIDALPQPLWVSNKKHLQYFNDALTDYLGVNLNEQGHPQWQSFIHAEDLQLFLAQWHAALDQHQNFETQCRIKRSDTHYRMCTLAVKFHHEPEHLLQWAVSLTDVHDYFEIQQQLSQIVSTQENMLDASADCINIISPEGEIQHSNQAGCLAQANETAEQDQDRSLCWLNRLTPEARKSGQRALKQAAQGLNSRFSSKIQIKDQSIQYWDHLLTPILDQQNITQNILCVSRNISQQKIAETRLKEVIKRDELTGLYNRSTFYKTFKQVLLKAKQQQTMAGLLLIDLDYFRHINDTLGHIAGDHLLHVLGKRFQTCFGPNTIIARLGGDEFAVLVKNLESEEQLLATAQMAYAQLDQPINYVGNSISSAMSIGCAIYPRDALNTSNLLKCADIALNDLKNSGRGGIRMFNQEMCGSLENITKQLTLARKIILADQIIPYYQPKVRLSDGAVIGFEALLRWQDQNQNIQLPSEIFGAFQDYELASRISETMQLKVFADMSRWQAQGLDLLPISINAAPVEFLRDDYAEKLLARLSNFDVPAHKVELEITEQSLSEHGANYVVRALNLLKQAGIQISLDDFGTGHSSLTRLQDYPVDCIKIDRNFVERMNSDPSALAIVKAITQIGSSIAMDVLVEGIENTEQLDTLIHCDCQIGQGFYFYRPMAGASAQALLHPADQ is encoded by the coding sequence ATGAAGCATGATAAATTTGAACAGGGAGCTGTGAGTCGGTCTAAGCCACTGACGTCATCATCACTGATTGCACCCCACGTTCACTTGTCTGAATCGGTTTTGTTAAAAAATCTGATCGATGCCTTACCGCAACCCTTGTGGGTCAGCAACAAAAAACATCTGCAATATTTTAACGATGCCTTGACTGATTATCTTGGCGTGAACCTGAATGAACAGGGTCATCCGCAATGGCAGAGCTTTATTCATGCAGAAGACTTGCAGCTGTTTTTAGCGCAGTGGCATGCTGCGCTGGATCAGCATCAGAACTTTGAAACCCAGTGCCGGATTAAACGCAGTGATACCCATTATCGCATGTGTACCCTAGCGGTAAAATTTCATCATGAACCTGAACATTTGCTGCAATGGGCCGTTTCCCTGACTGATGTGCATGATTATTTTGAAATCCAACAGCAACTTTCTCAGATTGTTTCAACCCAGGAAAACATGTTGGATGCCAGCGCAGACTGCATCAACATTATCAGTCCTGAAGGCGAGATTCAGCATAGCAACCAAGCTGGCTGTCTCGCACAAGCAAATGAGACCGCAGAACAAGATCAGGACCGTTCATTGTGCTGGTTAAATCGCTTAACCCCTGAAGCCCGAAAATCCGGGCAACGTGCTTTGAAACAGGCAGCCCAAGGCTTAAACAGCCGTTTCTCCAGCAAAATCCAGATCAAAGATCAATCGATCCAATATTGGGATCATCTGCTCACCCCGATTCTGGATCAGCAGAATATTACTCAAAATATCCTCTGTGTATCACGTAATATCAGTCAGCAAAAAATTGCAGAAACGCGTTTAAAAGAAGTAATTAAACGGGATGAACTCACCGGCCTGTATAATCGTAGTACCTTCTATAAAACCTTTAAGCAGGTGCTTTTAAAGGCCAAACAACAGCAGACCATGGCGGGTTTACTGCTGATTGATCTGGACTATTTCCGGCATATTAATGACACCTTGGGCCATATTGCCGGCGATCATCTGCTACATGTCTTGGGCAAACGTTTCCAGACCTGCTTCGGGCCAAATACCATCATCGCCCGTTTGGGTGGCGATGAATTTGCCGTACTGGTCAAAAATCTGGAAAGTGAAGAGCAGCTGCTGGCAACGGCGCAAATGGCCTATGCCCAGCTGGATCAGCCCATCAATTATGTCGGCAATAGCATCAGCAGTGCCATGAGTATTGGCTGTGCCATCTATCCACGTGATGCATTGAATACCTCTAATCTGCTGAAATGTGCTGATATCGCCTTAAATGACCTGAAAAATAGTGGTCGTGGTGGCATCCGCATGTTTAATCAGGAAATGTGTGGGTCACTGGAAAATATAACCAAGCAGCTGACTCTGGCTCGCAAGATTATTCTGGCCGATCAGATCATTCCCTATTACCAACCTAAAGTACGTCTTTCTGATGGTGCAGTGATTGGTTTCGAAGCACTATTACGCTGGCAGGATCAGAATCAGAACATTCAGTTACCTTCCGAAATTTTTGGTGCCTTTCAGGACTATGAACTCGCCTCACGCATTAGTGAAACCATGCAACTGAAAGTCTTTGCAGATATGAGTCGTTGGCAGGCACAAGGTCTGGATCTGTTACCGATTTCAATCAATGCTGCACCGGTCGAATTCCTGCGCGATGATTATGCCGAAAAACTGTTGGCACGCCTATCCAACTTTGATGTTCCTGCCCACAAAGTTGAACTGGAAATTACCGAACAGAGCCTGTCCGAGCATGGTGCCAATTATGTGGTCCGTGCCCTGAACCTGCTGAAACAGGCCGGAATCCAGATCTCACTGGATGATTTTGGCACCGGACATTCTTCGCTGACCCGTTTGCAGGACTATCCGGTCGATTGCATCAAGATTGACCGCAACTTTGTAGAGCGTATGAACAGTGATCCATCTGCCCTGGCCATTGTCAAAGCCATTACCCAGATTGGCTCCAGTATTGCAATGGATGTTCTGGTGGAAGGAATCGAGAATACAGAACAGCTGGATACCCTGATCCATTGTGACTGTCAGATTGGACAGGGCTTCTATTTCTATCGTCCGATGGCCGGTGCTTCGGCCCAGGCCCTACTCCATCCGGCAGATCAATAA
- a CDS encoding replication-associated recombination protein A translates to MSDSHIPLPERLRPRDLTQIIGQEHLLGEHAPLRQMIDQGHLPSIIFWGPPGVGKTTIALLLAQAVDRPFISLSALNTGVKELREIIAEGGDLLTPVVFIDEIHRFNKSQQDALLNAVEKGKITLIGATTENPSFEVNSALLSRCQVYSLNALSAESIQTLLTQALQNDSFLQERHILIEEFDALIQFAAGDARKALNLLDLIASTFEADMENIITNAVVVKVAQQNIARYDKSGEQHYDLVSAFIKSIRGSDPDAALYWMARMLKGGEDPVFIARRMLIAASEDIGNSNPNALLLAGECFRSVQAVGMPECRIILGQCAVYLATSAKSNSTYLAINKAMELADKTSNLPVPLHLRNAPTKLMKEQGYGVDYLYPHNYPEHFVLQEYMPPELKNTKLYESARNKREVEGERLQQRRWQQQQQ, encoded by the coding sequence ATGTCAGATAGTCATATCCCGCTTCCAGAACGCTTACGGCCACGCGACCTTACACAGATTATCGGGCAGGAACATTTGCTGGGAGAACATGCGCCCTTACGCCAGATGATTGATCAGGGGCATCTGCCTTCGATCATTTTTTGGGGACCTCCCGGGGTCGGCAAAACTACCATTGCCTTATTATTGGCTCAAGCGGTAGACCGGCCTTTTATCAGTCTGTCTGCCCTGAATACCGGCGTGAAAGAGCTACGTGAAATCATTGCCGAAGGTGGCGATTTGCTGACGCCAGTGGTGTTTATTGACGAAATTCACCGTTTTAATAAATCCCAGCAGGATGCATTATTAAATGCGGTCGAGAAAGGCAAAATTACCCTGATTGGCGCCACCACCGAAAACCCGTCTTTCGAAGTGAATAGTGCTTTGTTATCACGTTGTCAGGTGTATAGCCTGAATGCATTGAGTGCTGAATCGATTCAGACTTTGTTGACGCAAGCCTTGCAAAATGACTCTTTCTTACAGGAAAGACATATCCTGATTGAAGAATTTGATGCCCTGATCCAGTTCGCGGCAGGAGATGCCCGCAAGGCGCTGAATTTACTGGATCTGATTGCCAGTACCTTTGAAGCGGATATGGAAAATATCATTACCAATGCGGTGGTGGTGAAAGTGGCACAGCAAAATATTGCCCGCTATGACAAGTCTGGTGAGCAGCACTATGATTTAGTTTCGGCCTTTATTAAATCAATTCGCGGCAGTGACCCAGATGCGGCCCTGTACTGGATGGCACGCATGCTCAAAGGCGGTGAAGATCCGGTATTCATTGCACGGCGCATGTTGATTGCCGCATCCGAAGATATCGGCAACTCCAATCCAAATGCTTTGCTATTGGCTGGTGAATGTTTCCGTTCTGTGCAAGCCGTAGGCATGCCGGAATGCAGGATTATTTTGGGACAATGTGCGGTTTATCTAGCGACCAGTGCCAAAAGTAATAGTACCTATCTGGCGATTAACAAGGCGATGGAACTCGCAGATAAAACCTCAAATCTGCCAGTGCCTTTGCACTTAAGGAATGCACCGACCAAACTGATGAAAGAACAGGGCTATGGCGTGGATTATCTGTATCCGCATAATTATCCTGAGCATTTTGTGCTGCAAGAATATATGCCGCCAGAATTGAAAAATACCAAACTGTATGAATCAGCACGTAATAAACGTGAAGTTGAAGGGGAGCGTTTACAGCAACGCCGTTGGCAACAGCAACAACAGTAG
- the purC gene encoding phosphoribosylaminoimidazolesuccinocarboxamide synthase encodes MLKQTLLYTGKAKSVYTTDSSDHLILVFRDDASAFNGEKIEQLDRKGKVNNRFNAFIMEKLAEAGIETHFEKLLTPNEVLVKKLDMIPVECVIRNYAAGSLCRRLGVEEGKELTPPTFELFFKDDALGDPMVNESQAIALGWATAEQLAKMKELTYQVNDVLKALFDAGNMILVDFKLEFGVFHDRIVLGDEFSPDGCRLWDKDTKKKLDKDRFRQGLGGVVEAYEEVAGRLGINLDNI; translated from the coding sequence ATGTTAAAACAAACCTTGCTCTATACTGGTAAAGCGAAATCTGTCTACACCACAGACAGTTCAGACCATCTGATTTTAGTCTTTCGCGATGATGCCTCAGCATTCAATGGCGAAAAAATTGAGCAACTAGATCGTAAAGGCAAGGTGAACAACCGTTTTAACGCCTTCATCATGGAAAAACTGGCAGAAGCGGGAATTGAGACCCACTTTGAAAAGCTACTGACTCCAAATGAAGTGCTGGTGAAAAAACTGGATATGATCCCGGTTGAATGTGTGATCCGTAACTATGCAGCAGGTTCTTTATGCCGCCGCCTGGGTGTGGAAGAAGGCAAGGAACTGACTCCTCCAACATTTGAATTGTTCTTTAAAGATGATGCGCTTGGCGATCCAATGGTCAATGAATCACAAGCCATTGCTTTAGGTTGGGCAACTGCTGAACAATTGGCGAAAATGAAAGAATTGACTTACCAAGTGAACGACGTGCTTAAAGCATTGTTTGACGCAGGTAACATGATTCTGGTCGATTTCAAACTTGAATTTGGTGTGTTCCACGACCGTATCGTACTTGGTGATGAATTCTCTCCAGACGGTTGCCGTCTATGGGACAAAGACACCAAGAAAAAACTGGATAAAGACCGTTTCCGTCAAGGTTTAGGCGGCGTGGTTGAAGCCTATGAAGAAGTGGCTGGCCGTTTAGGTATCAACCTGGACAACATCTAA
- the dapA gene encoding 4-hydroxy-tetrahydrodipicolinate synthase: protein MTQQAQTIQGSIVAIVTPMFEDGSVDWKGLEKLVEWHIAEGTNSIVAVGTTGEASTLSMSEHTQVIKEIIRVANKRIPIIAGTGANSTREAIELTREAKELGADAALLVTPYYNKPTQEGLYQHYKAIAEAVDLPQILYNVPGRTGVDMANETVIRLADIPQIIGIKDATGDVPRGAELLQGLVGKDMTVYSGDDATAYQLIGHGAKGNISVTANVAPKAMSEVCAAAIAGDATTAEQLNAQVANLHNILFCESNPIPVKWALHDMGLIGTGIRLPLTPLAEQYRAPLHEALVEAGVIK from the coding sequence ATGACTCAGCAAGCACAGACCATTCAAGGTTCCATAGTCGCAATCGTCACCCCTATGTTTGAAGATGGCAGCGTAGATTGGAAGGGTCTCGAGAAGCTGGTTGAATGGCACATTGCAGAGGGCACCAACAGTATTGTCGCCGTTGGAACAACAGGCGAAGCCTCTACTCTCAGTATGAGTGAACACACCCAGGTGATCAAAGAAATCATTCGTGTGGCCAACAAACGTATTCCTATTATTGCCGGCACAGGTGCGAACTCGACCCGTGAAGCGATCGAACTGACCCGCGAAGCCAAAGAGCTAGGGGCAGATGCCGCTTTACTGGTAACGCCATATTATAACAAACCGACTCAGGAAGGCTTGTATCAGCATTATAAAGCTATTGCTGAAGCTGTTGACCTGCCACAGATTCTTTATAATGTTCCAGGCCGTACCGGTGTGGATATGGCCAATGAAACCGTGATTCGCCTGGCGGATATTCCACAAATTATCGGTATTAAAGATGCGACTGGCGATGTACCGCGCGGTGCTGAACTGCTACAAGGTCTTGTAGGCAAAGACATGACTGTTTATTCGGGTGATGATGCCACTGCATATCAGCTGATCGGTCATGGTGCCAAAGGTAATATCTCGGTCACAGCGAATGTGGCTCCGAAAGCTATGAGCGAAGTGTGTGCTGCCGCCATTGCCGGTGATGCAACCACAGCTGAACAGTTAAATGCTCAGGTTGCAAATTTACACAATATTTTATTTTGCGAATCGAACCCAATTCCTGTGAAATGGGCACTCCATGACATGGGCTTAATTGGTACGGGTATTCGCCTTCCATTAACACCACTTGCAGAACAATATCGCGCTCCGCTTCATGAAGCACTGGTCGAAGCGGGCGTTATTAAATAA
- the mhpT gene encoding 3-(3-hydroxy-phenyl)propionate transporter MhpT — protein MEKSDNKHAIVTVAICFLIAVIEGLDIQAAGIAAAGIREHFGLDSSQLGVFFSAGILGLLPGALVGGRFADRIGRKKVLIWSTAIFAVFTLCTVWVNSFNSLLAMRFLAGAGLGGAMPILITLASEAVSPQNRGRAVGLMYCGMPVGAAILSLIAATEFGANWKNVFYLGGLLPIFAIPLMMLFLPESQEYLKAQNKTAAELAVTPKGSFKDLFNSDNLLRTLCIWVSYFFTLMVVYIMLSWLPSLFMELGFTRKDGSTAQFYFMVTATIGTIILGMLTDRWKKAYVILLMYGGILAGLLALNGASSLNQMYMAAALAGAFVIGCQGVLYAFGSIVYPTEVRGTGVGVASAVGRIGAMLGPVIAGQLLTAGFGAAGVITAAIPCIIISALCMLFLVNRTKV, from the coding sequence ATGGAAAAATCAGACAATAAGCATGCTATCGTCACGGTCGCGATCTGTTTTCTGATTGCGGTGATTGAAGGCTTAGATATTCAGGCAGCCGGAATTGCTGCTGCAGGTATTCGTGAGCATTTTGGTCTCGATAGTTCCCAGTTGGGTGTGTTTTTTAGTGCAGGGATTCTGGGTTTATTACCGGGTGCACTGGTTGGTGGTCGATTTGCGGACCGCATTGGCCGTAAGAAAGTCTTGATCTGGTCAACAGCAATATTTGCTGTATTTACCTTATGTACGGTTTGGGTCAATAGCTTTAACAGCTTGCTGGCAATGCGTTTCCTGGCTGGAGCAGGTCTGGGCGGCGCGATGCCAATTCTGATCACGCTTGCTTCTGAAGCAGTCTCTCCACAAAACCGTGGCCGTGCAGTGGGCTTGATGTACTGCGGCATGCCAGTCGGCGCAGCGATTTTGTCTTTGATTGCGGCGACTGAATTTGGTGCCAACTGGAAAAATGTTTTCTATCTCGGTGGTCTGTTACCGATTTTTGCCATTCCGCTGATGATGCTATTTTTGCCTGAATCGCAGGAATACCTGAAAGCACAGAACAAAACGGCTGCAGAACTTGCCGTTACACCGAAGGGTTCATTTAAGGATCTGTTTAATTCGGACAACCTGTTGCGTACGCTGTGTATCTGGGTGAGCTACTTCTTTACCTTGATGGTGGTTTACATCATGTTGAGCTGGTTGCCATCATTGTTTATGGAACTTGGCTTTACCCGTAAAGATGGTTCAACTGCACAATTCTACTTCATGGTTACAGCGACGATTGGTACGATTATTTTGGGTATGCTGACCGACCGCTGGAAGAAAGCCTATGTGATCCTGTTGATGTACGGCGGTATTCTGGCAGGTCTACTGGCGCTGAATGGTGCAAGCTCGCTGAACCAGATGTATATGGCAGCAGCATTGGCCGGTGCCTTCGTGATTGGCTGTCAGGGTGTACTGTATGCCTTCGGTAGTATCGTTTATCCGACAGAAGTGCGTGGTACTGGTGTTGGTGTTGCATCTGCAGTTGGCCGTATCGGTGCCATGCTGGGGCCAGTCATTGCCGGTCAGTTATTGACAGCAGGTTTCGGTGCTGCGGGGGTCATTACTGCTGCGATCCCATGTATCATCATCTCTGCATTATGTATGCTGTTCCTGGTGAACCGCACTAAAGTGTAA
- the pncA gene encoding bifunctional nicotinamidase/pyrazinamidase — protein sequence MQNNVALLVVDVQRGFTPGGNLAVANADQIIPNINLLGQHFKHIILTQDWHPDNHISFVDNHPGKVAYDSIQLDYGTQVLWPKHCVQGTLDAELHPDLNLPQAQLIIRKGFHSQIDSYSAFMEADQKTTTGLAGYLRERGIDTVFVVGIATDFCVAWTAIDACKLGFKTYVIADATKGIDLNGSLQHAWQDMLSHGVKRIYVKDIVQAA from the coding sequence ATGCAGAATAATGTTGCTTTACTGGTCGTAGACGTACAAAGAGGATTTACCCCGGGAGGCAATCTGGCTGTAGCCAATGCTGACCAGATTATTCCAAATATTAATCTATTGGGGCAGCATTTTAAGCATATTATCCTGACCCAAGACTGGCATCCGGACAACCATATTTCCTTTGTAGACAACCATCCCGGCAAAGTAGCCTATGACAGTATTCAGCTGGATTATGGTACTCAGGTTTTATGGCCAAAGCATTGTGTGCAAGGGACACTCGATGCCGAACTGCATCCGGATTTAAATTTACCGCAAGCACAACTCATCATTCGCAAGGGTTTTCATTCCCAGATCGACAGTTACTCGGCCTTTATGGAAGCTGACCAGAAAACCACGACGGGTCTTGCTGGCTATCTGCGTGAACGTGGGATTGATACCGTATTTGTGGTCGGGATTGCTACGGACTTTTGTGTGGCCTGGACTGCAATCGATGCCTGCAAACTGGGCTTTAAAACCTATGTGATTGCCGATGCCACCAAGGGCATTGACCTGAATGGTTCCTTGCAACATGCCTGGCAGGATATGCTGTCGCATGGCGTGAAACGTATCTATGTGAAAGATATTGTTCAAGCAGCTTAA
- a CDS encoding bile acid:sodium symporter family protein — MSALLQFSQFVQKTFALWVLLFSGIALMIPETFVWLRAYIPWMLGIIMFGMGMTMTVGDFKSVLQSPKAVAIGVVAQFVVMPGLAFLLCKLFQLPPEIAIGVILVGCCPGGTASNVITYMAKGNTALSVACTSVSTLLAPILTPAIFYVLASQWIEINAWSMLVSILQVVLFPIILGLIVRALLKQKVTAYIQVMPLISVIAIVAIVAAIIAGSKTQILESGLMILGIVALHNGMGYLLGYWTSRIFHLAEIDCRAVSIEVGMQNSGLGVALAATHFAASPLTALPSAIFSLWHNISGPALATYWAARQTEKTDT, encoded by the coding sequence ATGTCAGCCTTGCTCCAGTTTAGCCAATTTGTCCAAAAAACCTTTGCTTTATGGGTGCTGCTTTTTTCCGGCATTGCCTTGATGATCCCTGAAACTTTTGTCTGGTTACGGGCTTATATTCCGTGGATGTTGGGCATCATTATGTTTGGCATGGGTATGACCATGACGGTAGGCGATTTTAAAAGTGTCCTGCAAAGTCCGAAAGCAGTAGCGATTGGCGTGGTGGCCCAGTTTGTGGTGATGCCAGGTTTGGCTTTTCTACTGTGCAAGCTGTTTCAGCTGCCACCAGAGATTGCCATCGGGGTAATCTTGGTGGGTTGCTGTCCGGGTGGAACCGCATCCAATGTGATTACCTATATGGCCAAGGGCAATACCGCCTTGTCTGTTGCCTGTACCTCGGTTTCGACTTTACTGGCGCCCATTTTAACTCCGGCCATTTTCTATGTGTTGGCCAGTCAGTGGATCGAGATCAATGCCTGGTCGATGCTGGTGTCGATCTTACAGGTGGTGTTATTCCCAATTATTCTGGGCTTAATCGTACGGGCGCTACTCAAGCAAAAAGTCACGGCCTATATTCAGGTGATGCCGTTGATTTCTGTAATAGCGATTGTGGCAATTGTCGCGGCGATTATTGCCGGCAGCAAAACCCAGATTCTGGAATCCGGTTTAATGATTTTAGGAATCGTGGCCTTACACAATGGTATGGGCTATTTACTGGGTTATTGGACCAGTCGTATATTTCACTTGGCAGAAATAGACTGTCGTGCAGTATCCATTGAAGTCGGGATGCAGAATTCTGGTCTGGGTGTGGCCTTGGCGGCAACCCATTTTGCCGCATCACCACTTACCGCTTTACCAAGTGCCATTTTCAGTCTGTGGCATAATATTTCAGGGCCAGCTTTAGCCACTTATTGGGCTGCCAGACAAACTGAAAAAACAGACACCTAA